In Streptomyces nojiriensis, one genomic interval encodes:
- a CDS encoding exodeoxyribonuclease III produces the protein MLTVTSVNVNGIRAAAKKGFGAWLEGSDADVVCLQEVRAEEGQIPADVRTPAGWHTVFAPAAAKGRAGVALYTRRAPERVQVGFGSEEFDTAGRYLEIDLPGVTVASLYLPSGEAGTEKQDEKYRFMDEFLTYLAALKERAAADGREVVVCGDWNICHQEADLKNWKTNRKNAGFLPEEREWLGKVYAQAGYVDVVRELHPDTEGPYSWWSYRGRAFDNDAGWRIDLQVATPGLAAKAVKAFVERAETHPERWSDHAPVTVVYELGV, from the coding sequence ATGCTCACAGTGACCTCCGTGAATGTGAATGGGATCCGCGCCGCCGCCAAGAAGGGCTTCGGGGCGTGGCTCGAGGGATCCGACGCCGACGTGGTCTGCCTGCAGGAGGTACGGGCCGAGGAGGGGCAGATTCCGGCGGACGTCCGGACCCCCGCGGGCTGGCACACGGTCTTCGCGCCGGCCGCCGCCAAGGGGCGGGCCGGGGTCGCGCTCTACACGCGGCGGGCGCCCGAGCGCGTGCAGGTCGGGTTCGGCAGTGAGGAATTCGACACCGCCGGGCGGTACCTGGAGATCGACCTTCCGGGGGTGACCGTGGCCAGCCTCTACCTGCCCTCGGGCGAGGCCGGGACGGAGAAGCAGGACGAGAAGTACCGGTTCATGGACGAGTTCCTGACGTACCTGGCGGCGCTGAAGGAGCGGGCCGCCGCCGACGGCCGCGAGGTCGTGGTGTGCGGTGACTGGAACATCTGCCACCAGGAGGCCGACCTCAAGAACTGGAAGACGAACCGGAAGAACGCGGGCTTCCTCCCCGAGGAGCGGGAGTGGCTCGGCAAGGTGTACGCGCAGGCGGGCTACGTCGACGTGGTGCGGGAGCTGCACCCGGACACCGAAGGGCCGTACTCCTGGTGGTCCTACCGCGGGCGGGCCTTCGACAACGACGCCGGGTGGCGGATCGACCTCCAGGTGGCCACCCCCGGGCTGGCGGCGAAGGCCGTGAAGGCCTTCGTGGAGCGCGCCGAGACGCACCCCGAGCGCTGGTCCGACCACGCGCCCGTGACCGTGGTCTACGAGCTGGGCGTCTGA
- a CDS encoding MerR family transcriptional regulator encodes MAKEETRATKTVREYRTEELAEAAGIPVRTLRFYRERKLLPPPRREGRIAWYDDHHLARLRTIAALLERGHTLGGIAELTAAFESGRDVGQLGELLGIGWSEETPVRLTPEALADYFEGEVTPENLAASLDLGYLAVDGDVIVHVSRRLLDVSSALVREGVPLAAVLETGRRVREHADAMALLFTELISAHISPDALTRLRPLAKSVVEAELTMAMDRLLAAGGGPAADTAADTGSGQTPSS; translated from the coding sequence GTGGCGAAGGAAGAGACGCGAGCGACGAAGACGGTGCGCGAGTACCGCACGGAGGAACTGGCCGAGGCGGCCGGCATCCCGGTGCGCACCCTGCGCTTCTACCGCGAGCGCAAACTGCTCCCACCGCCCCGCCGCGAGGGGCGGATCGCCTGGTACGACGACCATCACCTGGCCCGGCTGCGCACCATCGCCGCCCTGCTGGAACGCGGCCACACCCTCGGCGGCATCGCCGAGCTGACCGCGGCCTTCGAGAGCGGCCGGGACGTCGGCCAGCTCGGGGAGCTGCTCGGCATCGGCTGGTCCGAGGAGACCCCGGTCCGGCTCACCCCGGAGGCGCTGGCCGACTACTTCGAGGGCGAGGTCACCCCGGAGAACCTGGCGGCCTCCCTGGACCTCGGCTACCTCGCCGTCGACGGCGACGTGATCGTGCACGTCAGCCGCCGCCTGCTGGACGTCTCCTCGGCCCTGGTGCGCGAGGGCGTCCCGCTGGCGGCCGTCCTGGAGACCGGCCGCCGCGTCCGCGAGCACGCGGACGCGATGGCCCTGCTCTTCACCGAGCTGATATCGGCCCACATCTCACCGGACGCGCTCACCCGGCTGCGCCCGCTGGCGAAGAGCGTGGTCGAGGCCGAGCTGACGATGGCGATGGACCGCCTGCTGGCCGCGGGCGGCGGACCCGCCGCCGACACCGCCGCCGACACCGGCTCCGGTCAGACGCCCAGCTCGTAG
- a CDS encoding GNAT family N-acetyltransferase gives MSHRIDLRTVPYDHPDAVKLNDQVQLEYQERYDGEGDATFLDPAMFVPPHGLYLLAYDATGTAVASGGWRTQDENDEGYADGDAELKRMYVVPEARGLGLARRILAVLEADARAAGRHRMVLETGDQQPEAIALYLSSGYALSAKFGHYRFYDSSRCMTKPLTDT, from the coding sequence ATGTCTCACCGGATAGACCTCCGCACCGTGCCGTACGACCACCCGGACGCGGTCAAACTCAACGACCAGGTCCAGCTGGAGTACCAGGAGCGGTACGACGGTGAGGGCGACGCCACCTTCCTGGACCCGGCGATGTTCGTCCCGCCGCACGGCCTGTACCTGCTGGCGTACGACGCCACGGGCACCGCGGTGGCGAGCGGCGGCTGGCGCACCCAGGACGAGAACGACGAGGGCTACGCGGACGGCGACGCGGAGCTCAAGCGCATGTACGTGGTCCCGGAGGCGCGGGGCCTGGGCCTCGCCCGCCGCATCCTGGCGGTCCTGGAGGCGGACGCCCGCGCGGCGGGCCGCCACCGCATGGTCCTCGAAACGGGCGACCAGCAGCCGGAGGCGATAGCCCTGTACCTCTCCTCGGGCTACGCCCTGTCCGCGAAGTTCGGCCACTACCGCTTCTACGACTCCAGCCGCTGCATGACGAAGCCCTTGACCGACACCTGA
- a CDS encoding aldo/keto reductase — translation MKYRVIGTAAETRREVSVLSLGTMTFGTTVDEATSFAILDRFAEAGGTFIDTSNNYAFWVNGTQGGESEELVGRWLRSRGVGDGITVATKLGARPNQPTSGFSLDVEGLSAKVIRESAERSRERLGIERIHLLYAHIMDEKTPLEETVQGFAEVVANGTAGLLGASNHWAWRVERARALAAAAGVPGYEVLQHHHSYLRQRTDVLSLRSPDGNQGLVSGDLLSYLRDNPSLTQVSYSPLIAGAYVRDDKPLGPGFDHAGTEPRLRAVREVAAETGATVNQVVLSWLMGGDIPILPLVGASSVAQLEESLAAVDLDLTPDQRTRLDAAH, via the coding sequence GTGAAATACCGTGTCATCGGAACCGCCGCCGAGACCCGCCGCGAAGTGAGCGTGCTGAGCCTGGGCACGATGACCTTCGGCACCACCGTCGACGAGGCCACCTCGTTCGCGATCCTCGACCGTTTCGCGGAAGCGGGCGGCACCTTCATCGACACCTCCAACAACTACGCCTTCTGGGTCAACGGCACCCAGGGCGGCGAGAGCGAGGAGCTGGTCGGCCGCTGGCTGCGCAGCCGGGGTGTCGGGGACGGCATCACCGTCGCCACCAAATTGGGAGCCCGCCCCAACCAGCCCACCAGCGGCTTCAGTCTGGACGTGGAGGGCCTGTCCGCGAAGGTCATCCGGGAGTCCGCGGAGCGCAGCCGGGAGCGGCTCGGCATCGAGCGCATCCACCTGCTGTACGCGCACATCATGGACGAGAAGACCCCGCTGGAGGAGACCGTCCAGGGGTTCGCCGAGGTCGTCGCGAACGGCACGGCGGGCCTGCTCGGCGCCAGCAACCACTGGGCCTGGCGGGTGGAGCGCGCCCGTGCGCTGGCCGCGGCGGCCGGCGTACCGGGCTACGAGGTGCTCCAGCACCACCACAGCTACCTGCGCCAGCGCACCGACGTCCTCAGCCTGCGCTCGCCCGACGGCAACCAGGGCCTGGTCAGCGGCGACCTGCTCAGCTACCTCCGGGACAACCCGTCGCTGACGCAGGTCTCGTACTCCCCGCTGATCGCCGGAGCCTACGTCCGCGACGACAAGCCGCTGGGCCCGGGCTTCGACCACGCGGGCACCGAGCCGCGCCTGCGCGCGGTCCGCGAGGTGGCCGCCGAGACCGGGGCCACCGTCAACCAGGTGGTGCTGTCCTGGCTGATGGGCGGGGACATCCCGATCCTCCCCCTCGTCGGCGCCTCTTCGGTGGCCCAGCTGGAGGAGAGCCTGGCCGCGGTGGACCTCGACCTGACCCCGGACCAGCGCACGAGGCTCGACGCGGCCCACTGA
- a CDS encoding MogA/MoaB family molybdenum cofactor biosynthesis protein yields MGRALVVTASNRASQGVYADKGGPLLAEALQELGFTVDGPRVVPDGDPVEQALREGVAAAYDVILTTGGTGISPTDRTPDATARVLDYEIPGIPQAIRAEGLAKVPTAALSRGLAGVAGRTLIVNLPGSTGGVRDGLAVLSRVLPHAVDQMRGGDHPRPAAPSGSPS; encoded by the coding sequence CTGGGCCGGGCCCTGGTCGTCACGGCCTCGAACCGGGCCTCGCAGGGCGTGTACGCGGACAAGGGCGGGCCGCTGCTGGCCGAGGCGCTGCAGGAGCTCGGCTTCACCGTGGACGGCCCGCGGGTCGTCCCGGACGGCGATCCCGTGGAGCAGGCGCTGCGCGAGGGCGTGGCCGCCGCGTACGACGTCATCCTGACCACCGGCGGCACCGGGATCTCGCCGACCGACCGCACCCCGGACGCCACCGCGCGGGTGCTGGACTACGAGATCCCGGGCATCCCGCAGGCCATCCGCGCCGAAGGCCTGGCGAAGGTGCCGACCGCGGCCCTGTCCCGGGGCCTGGCGGGCGTGGCCGGGCGCACCCTCATCGTCAACCTGCCCGGCTCCACGGGCGGGGTGCGCGACGGCCTCGCCGTCCTGTCCCGCGTCCTGCCGCACGCGGTGGACCAGATGCGGGGCGGCGACCACCCCAGACCGGCGGCGCCCTCCGGGAGCCCGAGCTGA
- a CDS encoding GNAT family N-acetyltransferase, translating to MVLSDGDVTLRPIKLRDQKAWREVNRRNRDWLRPWEATIPPPAPWGPVVQRPTYRQMVRHLRAEANAGRMLPFVIEYQGRLVGQLTVAGITWGSMCAGHIGYWVDREVAGRGVMPTAVALAVDHCFRKVGLHRIEVCIRPENVPSRRVVEKLGLREEGLRPRYLHIDGAWRDHLVYAVTAEEVPEGLLRRWHRARHSSSPPK from the coding sequence GTGGTCCTGTCGGACGGCGATGTCACCCTCCGGCCGATAAAGCTGCGGGACCAGAAGGCCTGGCGCGAGGTCAACCGGCGCAACCGCGACTGGCTCAGGCCGTGGGAGGCCACGATTCCGCCGCCCGCGCCGTGGGGGCCGGTGGTCCAGCGGCCCACGTACCGCCAGATGGTCCGCCATCTGCGGGCGGAGGCGAACGCGGGCCGGATGCTGCCCTTCGTCATCGAGTACCAGGGCCGGCTGGTGGGCCAGCTGACGGTCGCCGGGATCACCTGGGGCTCGATGTGCGCGGGCCACATCGGCTACTGGGTGGACCGCGAGGTGGCGGGCCGCGGTGTGATGCCGACGGCGGTCGCGCTGGCGGTGGACCACTGCTTCAGGAAGGTCGGCCTGCACCGGATCGAGGTGTGCATCCGCCCCGAGAACGTTCCGAGTCGGCGGGTCGTGGAGAAGCTGGGCCTGCGCGAGGAGGGGCTGCGGCCGCGCTATCTGCACATCGACGGGGCCTGGCGCGACCACCTCGTCTACGCGGTGACGGCGGAGGAGGTCCCGGAGGGGCTGCTGCGCCGCTGGCACCGTGCGCGCCACTCGTCTTCCCCGCCGAAATAG
- a CDS encoding flavin-containing monooxygenase produces the protein MGGREHVRVAVIGSGFGGLGAAVRLRREGITDFVVLERADSVGGTWRDNSYPGCACDVPSHLYSFSFAPNPDWPRTFSGQPAIRAYLEHVADTFGLRPHIRLDSEVRMMRWDAEELRWEIETSAGELTADVVVSATGPLSDPKMPEIPGLAEFPGKVFHSARWDHDYDLRGKRVAMIGTGASAIQIVPAIAPEVERLTLFQRTPPWVMPRTDRAITAVERWLHRQLPFTRAARRGLLWGIRELQVGAFTKRPNQLGLIESLAKANMARSIKDPALRAKLTPSYRIGCKRILLSSEYYPALARPDVDLVASGLKEIRGSVLVAADGTETEVDAIIFGTGFHVTDMPIADRVVGAEGQTLADAWKDGMQALRGATAAGFPNWMTIIGPNTGLGNSSMILMIESQLTYMADYLRQLGMLGGRVALGARPSAVNRWNRQVQARMERTVWNTGGCTSWYLDAQGRNTTVWPGTTGEFRRETRSVDLAEYEVLRAGERERVPTVAVAVSAVAGPRRSRGGSVGSGAAPLPGALPPNPRASNAGGAGVAPGGAGLAPDGVSSGEAGLAPGGVSGGGGGVAPGGVSNVGGPGAGA, from the coding sequence ATGGGCGGACGCGAGCACGTACGGGTGGCGGTGATCGGGTCCGGATTCGGCGGGCTCGGCGCGGCCGTACGGCTGCGGCGCGAAGGGATCACGGACTTCGTCGTACTGGAACGGGCCGACTCGGTCGGCGGCACCTGGCGCGACAACAGCTACCCGGGGTGCGCGTGCGACGTGCCCTCCCACCTCTATTCGTTCTCCTTCGCCCCCAACCCCGACTGGCCGCGGACCTTCTCCGGGCAGCCGGCCATCCGCGCCTACCTGGAGCACGTCGCCGACACCTTCGGACTGCGCCCGCACATCCGGCTCGACTCCGAGGTGCGGATGATGCGCTGGGACGCGGAGGAGCTGCGCTGGGAGATCGAGACCTCGGCCGGGGAACTGACCGCCGACGTCGTCGTCTCCGCGACCGGGCCGCTGTCCGACCCGAAGATGCCGGAGATCCCGGGGCTCGCCGAGTTCCCCGGCAAGGTCTTCCACTCCGCCCGCTGGGACCACGACTACGACCTGCGCGGCAAGCGCGTCGCCATGATCGGTACCGGCGCCTCCGCCATCCAGATCGTGCCCGCCATCGCCCCCGAGGTGGAGCGCCTCACCCTCTTCCAGCGGACCCCGCCGTGGGTCATGCCCCGCACCGACCGGGCCATCACCGCCGTGGAGCGCTGGCTCCACCGCCAGCTGCCCTTCACCCGGGCGGCGCGGCGCGGGCTGCTGTGGGGGATCCGGGAGCTCCAGGTCGGCGCCTTCACCAAGCGCCCGAACCAGCTCGGCCTCATCGAGTCCCTGGCCAAGGCCAACATGGCGCGCTCGATCAAGGACCCGGCCCTGCGCGCGAAGCTGACGCCCTCCTATCGGATCGGGTGCAAGCGGATCCTGCTCTCCAGCGAGTACTACCCGGCCCTGGCGCGGCCCGATGTGGACCTGGTCGCCTCCGGGCTCAAGGAGATCCGCGGCTCGGTGCTCGTCGCCGCCGACGGGACCGAGACCGAGGTCGACGCGATCATCTTCGGCACCGGCTTCCACGTCACGGACATGCCGATCGCGGACCGGGTGGTGGGCGCGGAGGGCCAGACCCTCGCGGACGCCTGGAAGGACGGGATGCAGGCGCTGCGCGGGGCCACCGCCGCCGGCTTCCCCAACTGGATGACGATCATCGGGCCGAACACCGGGCTCGGGAACAGCTCGATGATCCTGATGATCGAGTCGCAGCTCACCTACATGGCCGACTACCTGCGGCAGCTGGGCATGCTGGGCGGGAGGGTCGCGCTCGGCGCCCGGCCCTCCGCGGTGAACCGGTGGAACCGGCAGGTGCAGGCCCGGATGGAGCGGACGGTGTGGAACACCGGCGGCTGCACCAGCTGGTACCTGGACGCGCAGGGCCGCAACACGACGGTCTGGCCGGGCACGACGGGAGAGTTCCGCCGGGAGACGCGGAGCGTCGATCTGGCGGAGTACGAGGTGCTGCGGGCGGGGGAGCGCGAGCGGGTCCCGACCGTTGCCGTTGCCGTTTCGGCTGTCGCCGGGCCGCGTCGCTCCCGCGGGGGCTCCGTGGGGTCCGGTGCGGCGCCGCTGCCGGGGGCGCTGCCCCCGAACCCCCGCGCCTCAAACGCCGGCGGGGCTGGAGTTGCTCCCGGCGGGGCTGGATTGGCCCCGGACGGTGTCTCGAGTGGCGAGGCTGGATTGGCCCCCGGCGGCGTCTCGGGCGGCGGGGGTGGAGTTGCCCCCGGCGGCGTCTCGAACGTCGGCGGGCCTGGAGCGGGCGCGTGA
- the moaC gene encoding cyclic pyranopterin monophosphate synthase MoaC: MSTESRLTHIDEAGAARMVDVSGKDVTTRTARASGRVLVAPRVIELLRGEGVPKGDALATARIAGIMGAKKTPDLIPLCHPLAVSGVKVDLRVADDAVEILATVKTTDRTGVEMEALTAVAVAGLTVIDMVKAVDKGAVITDVRVEEKTGGKSGDWARS; encoded by the coding sequence ATGAGTACCGAGAGCAGGCTCACCCACATCGACGAGGCCGGGGCGGCCCGGATGGTCGACGTGTCCGGGAAGGACGTCACCACCCGGACGGCACGGGCCAGCGGACGCGTACTCGTCGCCCCGCGGGTGATCGAGCTGCTGCGCGGCGAGGGCGTCCCCAAGGGCGACGCCCTCGCCACCGCGCGCATCGCCGGGATCATGGGGGCGAAGAAGACCCCCGACCTGATCCCGCTGTGCCACCCGCTGGCCGTCTCGGGCGTGAAGGTGGACCTGCGGGTCGCCGACGACGCGGTCGAGATCCTCGCCACCGTGAAGACGACCGACCGCACGGGCGTCGAGATGGAGGCGCTGACCGCGGTCGCGGTCGCCGGCCTCACCGTGATCGACATGGTGAAGGCGGTCGACAAGGGCGCGGTCATCACGGACGTCCGGGTGGAGGAGAAGACCGGCGGCAAGTCCGGCGACTGGGCGCGCTCGTGA
- a CDS encoding CoA transferase has product MTIGEERDDGTAQAWEALGGAPELVGRVRYRGAGDLGEGPLPVAALARATVGVCGLAAAELAAVRAGGGAADAAAQVVDEGAVATAFVSERHLRVEGRAPVTFAPLSGFWRTVDGWVRTHANYPHHEAALVRALRLPSATPEAVRAAVGGRTAVEVQELVYGAGGLAVAVARDYGEPQPLVEPVRESGARGRTLGAAPAGRPAAGVRVLDLTRVIAGPVATRTLGLLGADVLRIDPPGMPEADDAYADTGFGKRSALLDLAGAGDRAVFEGLLAEADVVVTGYRPGALERHGFGARELLERWPGLVVAELCAWGWRAAEPWAGRRGFDSLVQAGYGIAAACAGPDGRPGVLPAQALDHGTGYLVAAGVLRALAEGGGRGLRFSLAGTGSWLVRGLSRAGAGGGAGASGYAAEPWLRATPSGYGVLRHAASPFGEWAVGPSRWGTDPAVWLPR; this is encoded by the coding sequence ATGACGATCGGTGAGGAACGGGACGACGGGACGGCCCAGGCCTGGGAAGCGCTCGGCGGGGCGCCCGAGCTCGTCGGCCGGGTGCGCTACCGCGGAGCCGGCGACCTGGGGGAAGGGCCGCTCCCGGTGGCCGCGTTGGCGCGCGCGACCGTCGGGGTGTGCGGGCTGGCCGCGGCCGAGCTGGCCGCGGTGAGGGCCGGGGGCGGGGCTGCGGACGCGGCTGCGCAGGTGGTGGACGAGGGCGCGGTGGCGACGGCGTTCGTCAGCGAGCGGCACCTGCGGGTGGAAGGGCGCGCACCGGTGACCTTCGCGCCGTTGTCCGGCTTCTGGCGGACGGTGGACGGCTGGGTGCGCACGCACGCCAACTATCCGCACCACGAAGCCGCCTTGGTACGGGCGCTGCGGCTGCCGTCGGCGACACCGGAGGCGGTGCGCGCCGCGGTCGGGGGGCGGACGGCGGTCGAGGTGCAGGAGCTCGTGTACGGGGCGGGCGGACTCGCCGTCGCCGTGGCACGGGACTACGGGGAGCCGCAGCCGCTGGTGGAGCCCGTACGGGAATCAGGGGCGCGGGGCCGGACGCTCGGCGCCGCCCCGGCCGGCCGGCCCGCCGCGGGGGTGCGGGTGCTGGACCTGACCCGGGTCATCGCCGGGCCCGTCGCGACGCGCACGCTCGGGCTGCTGGGGGCGGACGTGCTGCGGATCGACCCGCCGGGGATGCCGGAGGCGGACGACGCGTACGCGGACACCGGCTTCGGGAAGCGGTCGGCGCTGCTGGACCTGGCGGGGGCGGGGGACCGGGCCGTCTTCGAGGGACTGCTCGCCGAGGCCGACGTGGTGGTGACGGGCTACCGGCCGGGGGCCCTGGAACGGCACGGCTTCGGGGCGCGGGAGCTGCTGGAACGGTGGCCGGGGCTGGTGGTGGCCGAGCTGTGCGCGTGGGGGTGGCGGGCGGCGGAGCCGTGGGCGGGGCGGCGGGGGTTCGACTCGCTGGTGCAGGCGGGGTACGGGATCGCCGCCGCGTGCGCCGGGCCCGACGGGCGGCCGGGGGTGTTGCCGGCGCAGGCGCTGGACCACGGGACGGGGTACCTGGTGGCGGCCGGCGTGCTGCGGGCGTTGGCGGAGGGGGGCGGGCGGGGGCTGCGGTTCTCCCTCGCGGGGACGGGGTCGTGGCTGGTGCGGGGGCTCTCCCGAGCGGGGGCGGGTGGGGGTGCGGGGGCTTCGGGGTATGCGGCGGAGCCGTGGCTGCGTGCGACTCCGTCGGGGTACGGGGTGCTGCGGCACGCCGCCAGTCCCTTCGGGGAGTGGGCGGTGGGGCCGTCCCGGTGGGGGACGGACCCGGCCGTCTGGCTCCCGCGGTAG